Proteins found in one Cricetulus griseus strain 17A/GY chromosome X, alternate assembly CriGri-PICRH-1.0, whole genome shotgun sequence genomic segment:
- the LOC100769134 gene encoding periphilin-1 isoform X1, with amino-acid sequence MWSKGRYDYKRLPRERSPSWSHVSDGYHRVANDVPKRPPLRDKRAPSPPVLDMRPPKLARHDEEGYSRVDYGECDKGHRFSHDPRRGSPHKGDDSGYRRSRGHHFTRQKSEYRNMRDAFRRKSFYSSQYSRDRSPHKRDAPFFRESPVGQKDAPHRRSGSSLSSRSYSPEGSKTSSFHQSQYTSKEKSIQSSKTSGDTSPSRSSEVSSSKVLDQPSWLTEKELAEDASKWDKGKPEKADENTSIDSSEFETGSTGPVFIDQTEEPESNTTDGTELCKDSQLSSRSKAIASKTKEIQQAYRQDFETFGMVVKMLVDKEPSLEKSIQFALRQNLQEMGERCVEELKRFITEYDNSTQDSGDRF; translated from the exons ATGTGGTCTAAGGGACGATATGACTATAAACGTCTTCCAAGAGAACGATCTCCCTCTTGGAGCCATGTCAGTGATGGCTACCATAGAGTAGCTAATGATGTGCCAAAGAGACCACCTCTGCGAGACAAGAGAGCGCCT AGCCCACCTGTGCTAGACATGAGACCACCTAAGCTAGCCAGACATGATGAAGAAGGCTACAGTCGTGTTGATTATGGAGAATGTGACAAGGGCCACCGTTTTTCTCATGATCCAAGAAGGGGCTCACCTCACAAAGGAGATGATTCTGGTTACAGACGGTCAAGAGGTCATCATTTTACAAGGCAAAAGTCTGAATACAGGAACATGAGAGATGCCTTTAGAAGGAAAAGTTTCTACTCTTCCCAATATTCAAGAGATCGGTCTCCCCATAAAAGGGATGCTCCTTTCTTCAGAGAGTCACCTGTAGGCCAGAAGGATGCCCCACACAGGAGATCTGGCTCCAGTCTCAGCAGTAGAAGTTACTCTCCAGAAGGAAGCAAGACAAGCTCCTTCCATCAGTCTCAGTACACAAGTAAAGAGAAGTCCATTCAGTCTTCAAAAACATCAGGAGATACTTCACCCTCAAGGTCTTCAGAAGTTTCTTCATCCAAGGTATTAGACCAACCCAGCTGGCTAACTGAGAAGGAACTGGCTGAGGATGCAAGCAAGTGGGATAAGGGAAAGCCAGAGAAGGCCGATGAAAACACCTCGATTGATAGTTCTGAGTTTGAGACGGGATCCACTGGACCCGTATTTATTGACCAGACAGAAGAACCCGAGTCGAACACAACAGATGGCACAGAATTGTGTAAAGACAGCCAGCTTAGCAGTCGCTCTAAAGCCATTGCATCAAAAACCAAAGAGATTCAGCAGGCTTACCGACAAGACTTTGAAACTTTTGGCATGGTAGTGAAAATGCTAGTTGACAAAGAACCTTCATTAGAAAAATCGATACAGTTTGCATTGAGGCAGAATTTACAAGAAATGGGTGAACGATGTGTTGAAGAACTCAAACGTTTCATTACTGAGTATGACAATTCTACTCAAGATTCTGGAGACCGTTTTTAG
- the LOC100769134 gene encoding periphilin-1 isoform X5: MRPPMRDMRSPVRDMRPSVRDMRSPVRDKRPPVRDKRQPVRDMRPSVRDMRSPVHDMRSPELDKRPPVQDKRWPVRDMRAPELDKTAPLRDKRPPVRDKSPPVLDMRPPKLARHDEEGYSRVDYGECDKGHRFSHDPRRGSPHKGDDSGYRRSRGHHFTRQKSEYRNMRDAFRRKSFYSSQYSRDRSPHKRDAPFFRESPVGQKDAPHRRSGSSLSSRSYSPEGSKTSSFHQSQYTSKEKSIQSSKTSGDTSPSRSSEVSSSKVLDQPSWLTEKELAEDASKWDKGKPEKADENTSIDSSEFETGSTGPVFIDQTEEPESNTTDGTELCKDSQLSSRSKAIASKTKEIQQAYRQDFETFGMVVKMLVDKEPSLEKSIQFALRQNLQEMGERCVEELKRFITEYDNSTQDSGDRF; the protein is encoded by the coding sequence ATGAGACCGCCTATGCGAGACATGAGATCACCTGTGCGAGACATGAGACCATCTGTGCGAGACATGCGATCACCTGTGCGAGACAAGAGACCGCCTGTGCGAGACAAGAGACAGCCTGTGCGAGACATGAGACCGTCTGTGCGAGACATGAGATCACCTGTGCACGACATGAGATCTCCTGAGCTAGACAAGAGACCACCTGTGCAAGACAAGAGATGGCCTGTACGAGACATGAGAGCACCTGAACTAGACAAGACAGCGCCTTTGAGAGACAAGAGACCACCTGTGCGAGACAAGAGCCCACCTGTGCTAGACATGAGACCACCTAAGCTAGCCAGACATGATGAAGAAGGCTACAGTCGTGTTGATTATGGAGAATGTGACAAGGGCCACCGTTTTTCTCATGATCCAAGAAGGGGCTCACCTCACAAAGGAGATGATTCTGGTTACAGACGGTCAAGAGGTCATCATTTTACAAGGCAAAAGTCTGAATACAGGAACATGAGAGATGCCTTTAGAAGGAAAAGTTTCTACTCTTCCCAATATTCAAGAGATCGGTCTCCCCATAAAAGGGATGCTCCTTTCTTCAGAGAGTCACCTGTAGGCCAGAAGGATGCCCCACACAGGAGATCTGGCTCCAGTCTCAGCAGTAGAAGTTACTCTCCAGAAGGAAGCAAGACAAGCTCCTTCCATCAGTCTCAGTACACAAGTAAAGAGAAGTCCATTCAGTCTTCAAAAACATCAGGAGATACTTCACCCTCAAGGTCTTCAGAAGTTTCTTCATCCAAGGTATTAGACCAACCCAGCTGGCTAACTGAGAAGGAACTGGCTGAGGATGCAAGCAAGTGGGATAAGGGAAAGCCAGAGAAGGCCGATGAAAACACCTCGATTGATAGTTCTGAGTTTGAGACGGGATCCACTGGACCCGTATTTATTGACCAGACAGAAGAACCCGAGTCGAACACAACAGATGGCACAGAATTGTGTAAAGACAGCCAGCTTAGCAGTCGCTCTAAAGCCATTGCATCAAAAACCAAAGAGATTCAGCAGGCTTACCGACAAGACTTTGAAACTTTTGGCATGGTAGTGAAAATGCTAGTTGACAAAGAACCTTCATTAGAAAAATCGATACAGTTTGCATTGAGGCAGAATTTACAAGAAATGGGTGAACGATGTGTTGAAGAACTCAAACGTTTCATTACTGAGTATGACAATTCTACTCAAGATTCTGGAGACCGTTTTTAG
- the LOC100769134 gene encoding periphilin-1 isoform X4 — protein sequence MWSKGRYDYKRLPRERSPSWSHVRDDSGYRRSRGHHFTRQKSEYRNMRDAFRRKSFYSSQYSRDRSPHKRDAPFFRESPVGQKDAPHRRSGSSLSSRSYSPEGSKTSSFHQSQYTSKEKSIQSSKTSGDTSPSRSSEVSSSKTGSTGPVFIDQTEEPESNTTDGTELCKDSQLSSRSKAIASKTKEIQQAYRQDFETFGMVVKMLVDKEPSLEKSIQFALRQNLQEMGERCVEELKRFITEYDNSTQDSGDRF from the exons ATGTGGTCTAAGGGACGATATGACTATAAACGTCTTCCAAGAGAACGATCTCCCTCTTGGAGCCATGTCA GAGATGATTCTGGTTACAGACGGTCAAGAGGTCATCATTTTACAAGGCAAAAGTCTGAATACAGGAACATGAGAGATGCCTTTAGAAGGAAAAGTTTCTACTCTTCCCAATATTCAAGAGATCGGTCTCCCCATAAAAGGGATGCTCCTTTCTTCAGAGAGTCACCTGTAGGCCAGAAGGATGCCCCACACAGGAGATCTGGCTCCAGTCTCAGCAGTAGAAGTTACTCTCCAGAAGGAAGCAAGACAAGCTCCTTCCATCAGTCTCAGTACACAAGTAAAGAGAAGTCCATTCAGTCTTCAAAAACATCAGGAGATACTTCACCCTCAAGGTCTTCAGAAGTTTCTTCATCCAAG ACGGGATCCACTGGACCCGTATTTATTGACCAGACAGAAGAACCCGAGTCGAACACAACAGATGGCACAGAATTGTGTAAAGACAGCCAGCTTAGCAGTCGCTCTAAAGCCATTGCATCAAAAACCAAAGAGATTCAGCAGGCTTACCGACAAGACTTTGAAACTTTTGGCATGGTAGTGAAAATGCTAGTTGACAAAGAACCTTCATTAGAAAAATCGATACAGTTTGCATTGAGGCAGAATTTACAAGAAATGGGTGAACGATGTGTTGAAGAACTCAAACGTTTCATTACTGAGTATGACAATTCTACTCAAGATTCTGGAGACCGTTTTTAG
- the LOC100769134 gene encoding periphilin-1 isoform X3 encodes MWSKGRYDYKRLPRERSPSWSHVRDDSGYRRSRGHHFTRQKSEYRNMRDAFRRKSFYSSQYSRDRSPHKRDAPFFRESPVGQKDAPHRRSGSSLSSRSYSPEGSKTSSFHQSQYTSKEKSIQSSKTSGDTSPSRSSEVSSSKVLDQPSWLTEKELAEDASKWDKGKPEKADENTSIDSSEFETGSTGPVFIDQTEEPESNTTDGTELCKDSQLSSRSKAIASKTKEIQQAYRQDFETFGMVVKMLVDKEPSLEKSIQFALRQNLQEMGERCVEELKRFITEYDNSTQDSGDRF; translated from the exons ATGTGGTCTAAGGGACGATATGACTATAAACGTCTTCCAAGAGAACGATCTCCCTCTTGGAGCCATGTCA GAGATGATTCTGGTTACAGACGGTCAAGAGGTCATCATTTTACAAGGCAAAAGTCTGAATACAGGAACATGAGAGATGCCTTTAGAAGGAAAAGTTTCTACTCTTCCCAATATTCAAGAGATCGGTCTCCCCATAAAAGGGATGCTCCTTTCTTCAGAGAGTCACCTGTAGGCCAGAAGGATGCCCCACACAGGAGATCTGGCTCCAGTCTCAGCAGTAGAAGTTACTCTCCAGAAGGAAGCAAGACAAGCTCCTTCCATCAGTCTCAGTACACAAGTAAAGAGAAGTCCATTCAGTCTTCAAAAACATCAGGAGATACTTCACCCTCAAGGTCTTCAGAAGTTTCTTCATCCAAGGTATTAGACCAACCCAGCTGGCTAACTGAGAAGGAACTGGCTGAGGATGCAAGCAAGTGGGATAAGGGAAAGCCAGAGAAGGCCGATGAAAACACCTCGATTGATAGTTCTGAGTTTGAGACGGGATCCACTGGACCCGTATTTATTGACCAGACAGAAGAACCCGAGTCGAACACAACAGATGGCACAGAATTGTGTAAAGACAGCCAGCTTAGCAGTCGCTCTAAAGCCATTGCATCAAAAACCAAAGAGATTCAGCAGGCTTACCGACAAGACTTTGAAACTTTTGGCATGGTAGTGAAAATGCTAGTTGACAAAGAACCTTCATTAGAAAAATCGATACAGTTTGCATTGAGGCAGAATTTACAAGAAATGGGTGAACGATGTGTTGAAGAACTCAAACGTTTCATTACTGAGTATGACAATTCTACTCAAGATTCTGGAGACCGTTTTTAG
- the LOC100769134 gene encoding periphilin-1 isoform X2, with protein MWSKGRYDYKRLPRERSPSWSHVSDGYHRVANDVPKRPPLRDKRAPVHDEEGYSRVDYGECDKGHRFSHDPRRGSPHKGDDSGYRRSRGHHFTRQKSEYRNMRDAFRRKSFYSSQYSRDRSPHKRDAPFFRESPVGQKDAPHRRSGSSLSSRSYSPEGSKTSSFHQSQYTSKEKSIQSSKTSGDTSPSRSSEVSSSKVLDQPSWLTEKELAEDASKWDKGKPEKADENTSIDSSEFETGSTGPVFIDQTEEPESNTTDGTELCKDSQLSSRSKAIASKTKEIQQAYRQDFETFGMVVKMLVDKEPSLEKSIQFALRQNLQEMGERCVEELKRFITEYDNSTQDSGDRF; from the exons ATGTGGTCTAAGGGACGATATGACTATAAACGTCTTCCAAGAGAACGATCTCCCTCTTGGAGCCATGTCAGTGATGGCTACCATAGAGTAGCTAATGATGTGCCAAAGAGACCACCTCTGCGAGACAAGAGAGCGCCTGT ACATGATGAAGAAGGCTACAGTCGTGTTGATTATGGAGAATGTGACAAGGGCCACCGTTTTTCTCATGATCCAAGAAGGGGCTCACCTCACAAAGGAGATGATTCTGGTTACAGACGGTCAAGAGGTCATCATTTTACAAGGCAAAAGTCTGAATACAGGAACATGAGAGATGCCTTTAGAAGGAAAAGTTTCTACTCTTCCCAATATTCAAGAGATCGGTCTCCCCATAAAAGGGATGCTCCTTTCTTCAGAGAGTCACCTGTAGGCCAGAAGGATGCCCCACACAGGAGATCTGGCTCCAGTCTCAGCAGTAGAAGTTACTCTCCAGAAGGAAGCAAGACAAGCTCCTTCCATCAGTCTCAGTACACAAGTAAAGAGAAGTCCATTCAGTCTTCAAAAACATCAGGAGATACTTCACCCTCAAGGTCTTCAGAAGTTTCTTCATCCAAGGTATTAGACCAACCCAGCTGGCTAACTGAGAAGGAACTGGCTGAGGATGCAAGCAAGTGGGATAAGGGAAAGCCAGAGAAGGCCGATGAAAACACCTCGATTGATAGTTCTGAGTTTGAGACGGGATCCACTGGACCCGTATTTATTGACCAGACAGAAGAACCCGAGTCGAACACAACAGATGGCACAGAATTGTGTAAAGACAGCCAGCTTAGCAGTCGCTCTAAAGCCATTGCATCAAAAACCAAAGAGATTCAGCAGGCTTACCGACAAGACTTTGAAACTTTTGGCATGGTAGTGAAAATGCTAGTTGACAAAGAACCTTCATTAGAAAAATCGATACAGTTTGCATTGAGGCAGAATTTACAAGAAATGGGTGAACGATGTGTTGAAGAACTCAAACGTTTCATTACTGAGTATGACAATTCTACTCAAGATTCTGGAGACCGTTTTTAG